Proteins encoded in a region of the Colius striatus isolate bColStr4 chromosome 18, bColStr4.1.hap1, whole genome shotgun sequence genome:
- the NPLOC4 gene encoding nuclear protein localization protein 4 homolog → MAETIIIRVQSPEGVKRITATKRETVATFLKKVAKEFGFRNNGFSVYTNRNRTGEITASQNKSLNLLKIKHGDMLFLYPSSPAGSSSETMDTSVSQGLRPVGAPQVVEDEIDQYLIKQDGKIYRNRDQQLCRHGPLGKCVHCVPLEPFDEDYLNHLEPPVKHMSFHAYIRKLTGGADKGKFVALENISCKIKSGCEGHPPWPEGICTKCQPSAITLNRQKYRHVDNIMFENHTIADRFLDFWRKTGNQHLGYLYGRYTEHKDIPLGIRAEVAAIYEPPQIGTQNSLEILEDPKAEVVDEIAAKLGLRKVGWIFTDLVSEDTRKGTVRYSRNKDTYYLSAEECITAGNFQNQQPNICRLSPDGHFGSKFVTVVATGGPDNQVHFEGYQVSNQCMALVRDECLLPCRDAPELGYAKESSSEQYVPDVFYKDIDKFGNEITQLARPLPVEYLIIDITTTFPKDPVYTFSISQNPFPIENRDVLGETQDFHSLATYLSQNTSSIFLDIISDFHLLLFLVTNEVMPLRDSISLLLEAVRTKNEELAQTWKKSEQWATIEQLCSTVGVQLPGLPDYGAVGGSAHAASAAMWGCQHCTFMNQPGTDHCEMCSLPRA, encoded by the exons aTGGCCGAGACCATC ATCATCCGTGTGCAGTCGCCGGAGGGGGTGAAGCGCATCACGGCCACCAAGAGAGAAACGGTGGCCACGTTTCTCAAGAAG GTTGCTAAAGAATTTGGTTTCAGGAACAATGGCTTTTCTGTCTACACCAACAGAAACAGGACGGGAGAGATCACAGCGTCACAAAACAAATCCCTCAACTTACTGAAAATCAA GCATGGTGATATGCTGTTTCTCTACCCCTCGAGCCCGGCTGGCTCCTCCTCAGAGACCATGGACACCTCTGTCTCCCAGGGCTTGCGGCCTGTGGGGGCCCCACAGGTGGTGGAGGATGAGATTGACCAGTATCTGATCAAACAGGACGGGAAGATTTACCGCAACCGAGACCAGCAGCT GTGTCGCCACGGCCCCCTGGGGAAATGTGTGCACTGTGTACCACTGGAG CCTTTTGATGAGGATTATTTAAACCATCTGGAGCCTCCTGTGAAGCATATGTCCTTCCATGCCTACATCAGGAAGCTGACCGGAGGGGCAGACAA GGGGAAATTTGTTGCCCTGGAAAACATCAGCTGCAAGATCAAGTCAGGCTGTGAAGGGCATCCTCCCTGGCCAGAAGGCATTTGCACCAAGTGTCAGCCAAGTGCCATCACTCTCAACAGACAG AAATACAGGCATGTTGACAACATCATGTTTGAGAACCACACAATTGCAGATCGCTTCCTAGACTTCTGGAGGAAGACAGGGAACCAACATCTTGGGTATCTGTACGGCCGGTACACGGAGCACAAAGACATCCCTCTGGGCATCCGCGCCGAGGTCGCTGCCATCTACGAACCCCCCCAG ATTGGTACACAGAACAGCCTGGAGATCCTGGAAGATCCTAAAGCTGAGGTTGTGGATGAGATCGCTGCGAAGCTTGGACTGAGGAAG GTGGGCTGGATATTTACTGACCTGGTCTCTGAAGACACACGGAAAGGGACAGTTCGGTACAGCAGAAACAAG GACACATATTATCTAAGTGCAGAAGAGTGCATCACAGCTGGAAACTTTCAGAACCAGCAGCCCAACATCTGTCGTCTTTCTCCAGATGGTCATTTTGGATCCAAGTTTGTCACAGTTGTGGCTACAG GTGGTCCCGACAACCAGGTCCACTTTGAGGGGTACCAGGTCTCGAATCAATGCATGGCCCTGGTTCGGGATGAGTGCCTGCTGCCGTGCCGCGACGCCCCGGAGCTGGGCTACGCCAAGGAGTCCAGCAGCGAGCAGTACGTGCCTGATGTCTTCTATAAG gACATAGACAAGTTTGGCAACGAGATCACGCAGCTGGCACGGCCACTGCCCGTGGAGTACCTCATCATAGAC ATTACTACAACTTTCCCCAAGGATCCAGTCTACACCTTTTCTATTTCTCAAAACCCATTTCCCATCGAGAACCGTGATGTGCTGGGAGAAACTCAG GACTTCCACAGCTTGGCCACATACCTGTCCCAAAATACTTCCTCCATTTTCCTAGACATCATTTCTGATTTCCATCTGCTCCTCTTCCTGGTGACAAACGAGGTCATGCCCCTGCGG GACAGCATCAGCTTGTTACTGGAAGCTGTGAGGACCAAGAACGAGGAGCTGGCACAGACCTGGAAGAAGTCAGAGCAGTGGGCCACCATCGAGCAGCTCTGCA GCACCGTGGGCGTGCAGCTGCCGGGGCTGCCGGACTATGGCGCCGTGGGCGGCTCGGCACACGCGGCCTCGGCGGCCATGTGGGGCTGCCAGCACTGCACCTTCATGAACCAGCCCGGCACAGACCACTGCGAGATGTGCAGCCTGCCCCGTGCCTGA